One Triticum dicoccoides isolate Atlit2015 ecotype Zavitan chromosome 4B, WEW_v2.0, whole genome shotgun sequence genomic window carries:
- the LOC119294143 gene encoding protein unc-13 homolog has translation MARQPAKNNQTWKRARSGGFGGRLLPARVALPPLHHFWVAPASASARDTTRSAGTSMPMGPRLLQHYRSRSASYARSPDADALHGSPGTAADALDCPFGRLDGLSRADVREAAYEVFFMSCRAGGGGNAKGAACDGAEGGDASPRIGAGPRGGTGMNVVNSRVKRALGLKARRATQPSTALRSGSLNASSAPGSPGRAVRAPAGSPRARRPMTSAEIMRQQMRVTEPGDARLRKTLMRTLVGQVGRRAETIILPLELLRQLKLPDFADGAEHHQWQRRQLKLLEAGLITHTSVPLDHRHSASVLRFREVVEAAEARAIDTGKASDAMRALCDAVLALAWRSAPAGEACHWADGYPLNVILYVSLLQGIFDLRDETVVLDEVDELLELMRRTWATLGINRMLHNVCFAWVLFQQYVATGQVEPDLAGAALAVLAEVAADAGARQDSPRDPVYARVLSTALGAIRDWSEKRLLDYHEWYGNGGTGTGSTAALECALSLALGTGKIIAESVHAGHECGGDRVDYYIRCSMRSAFAKVLESGLGQEVSGHQRDVDDTSGILTQLARDTEELAQWEREGFSPELRRWHPFPAAVAAVTLHGCYGVVLKQYLGKTVCLTDELVRVLHAAGRLEKALVQMVADDDGEPVVREVVPYDVESVVVGFLRTWVEERLRVARECLLRAKDTESWTARSKNEPYAQSAVDLMKLAKATLDEFFAIPVSARGGMLQDLADGLSAVFQDYVSFLASCGNKQSYLPPLPALTRCNQDSTIKRLWKRAAVAPCRVPLTSGGRGNAPYHGGGQSVSAAGGHNPRPSTSRGTQRLYVRLNTIHYILSHIQALDKSLSFFSAGGGACTSPSTTSRLLAAPCCHFDHARTAAQSAISHVAEVAAYRLIFYDSHHSFYDGLYAGGVADARIRPALRTLKQNLSLLVSILVDRAQPVAVREVMKASFQAFLMVLLAGGNQRSFTREDHGMVEEDLRSLKRAFCTRGEGLVAEEVVESEAEAAEGVVALMGQTAERVVEELSIATTAACGGSPRAALPMPLTTRRWCRTDPDTILRVLCHRDDEAASQFLKRAFQLPKRR, from the exons ATGGCACGGCAACCGGCCAAGAATAACCAGACGTGGAAGCGTGCGCGGAGCGGCGGTTTCGGGGGGCGCCTCCTTCCCGCGCGCgtggccctccctcccctccaccatTTCTGGGTCGCCCCCGCCTCTGCCTCGGCCCGAGACACCACGCGCTCGGCCGGGACATCCATGCCCATGGGGCCGCGCCTCCTGCAGCACTACCGCTCCCGCTCCGCCTCCTACGCGCGCTCCCCGGACGCCGACGCCCTCCACGGCAGCCCCGGCACCGCCGCCGACGCCCTCGACTGCCCCTTCGGCCGCCTCGATGGCCTCTCCCGCGCCGACGTCCGCGAGGCCGCCTACGAGGTCTTCTTCATGTCCTgccgcgccggcggcggcggcaacgccaAGGGCGCCGCGTGCGACGGCGCCGAAGGCGGGGACGCCTCGCCCAGGATCGGCGCCGGGCCCAGGGGCGGCACCGGGATGAACGTCGTCAACAGCCGGGTCAAGCGCGCGCTCGGGCTCAAGGCGCGCAGGGCGACGCAGCCCTCCACCGCCCTGCGCAGCGGCAGCTTGAACGCCTCCTCCGCGCCCGGTTCCCCCGGCCGCGCCGTGCGAGCGCCGGCCGGGTCGCCCAGGGCCAGGCGGCCCATGACCTCGGCCGAGATCATGCGGCAGCAGATGCGCGTCACGGAGCCCGGCGACGCGCGCCTCCGCAAGACGCTCATGCGCACCCTCGTCGGACAG GTGGGGAGAAGAGCGGAGACGATCATCCTGCCGCTGGAGCTGCTGCGGCAGCTCAAGCTGCCGGACTTCGCCGACGGCGCCGAGCACCACCAGTGGCAGCGCCGCCAGCTCAAGCTCCTCGAGGCGGGCCTCATCACGCACACCTCCGTCCCGCTCGACCACCGCCACAGCGCCTCCGTGCTCCGGTTCCGCGAGGTCGTGGAGGCGGCCGAGGCACGCGCCATCGACACCGGCAAGGCCTCCGACGCCATGCGCGCCCTCTGCGACGCCGTGCTCGCGCTCGCCTGGCGCTCCGCCCCCGCCGGCGAGGCCTGCCACTGGGCCGACGGGTACCCTCTCAATGTGATCCTATACGTctccctcctccagggcatcttcgACCTCAGGGACGAGACCGTCGTGCTCGACGAGGTGGACGAGCTCCTGGAGCTCATGAGGAGGACGTGGGCGACGCTCGGCATCAACCGGATGCTGCACAACGTGTGCTTCGCCTGGGTCCTCTTCCAGCAGTACGTGGCCACCGGGCAGGTCGAGCCGGACCTTGCCGGCGCGGCGCTCGCGGTGCTCGCGGAGgtggccgctgacgccggcgccagGCAGGACAGCCCCCGTGACCCCGTGTACGCGCGGGTGCTCTCCACCGCTCTTGGCGCGATACGTGACTGGTCCGAGAAGCGCCTGCTTGACTACCACGAGTGGTACGGGAATGGCGGCACCGGCACCGGCAGCACCGCGGCGTTGGAGTGCGCTCTGTCTTTGGCGCTCGGCACCGGCAAGATCATCGCCGAAAGTGTGCACGCGGGTCACGAATGCGGCGGCGATCGCGTCGACTACTACATCCGTTGCTCGATGAGAAGCGCCTTCGCCAAGGTCCTCGAGAGCGGGCTCGGGCAGGAGGTCTCCGGCCACCAGCGCGACGTCGACGACACCAGCGGGATCCTGACGCAGCTGGCCAGGGACACGGAGGAGCTGGCGCAGTGGGAGCGCGAGGGCTTCAGCCCGGAGCTGAGGCGGTGGCACCCGTTCCcggcggcggtggccgcggtgaCCCTGCACGGCTGCTACGGCGTGGTGCTGAAGCAGTACCTGGGCAAGACCGTCTGCCTGACCGACGAGCTGGTGCGCGTGCTGCACGCGGCGGGCAGGCTCGAGAAGGCCCTGGTGCAGATGGTGGCGGACGACGACGGCGAGCCGGTGGTGCGGGAGGTGGTGCCCTACGACGTCGAGTCCGTAGTGGTCGGCTTCCTCCGGACGTGGGTCGAGGAGCGGCTCAGGGTCGCCAGGGAGTGCCTCCTCAGAGCCAAAGACACCGAG AGCTGGACCGCGAGGTCCAAGAATGAGCCGTACGCGCAGTCGGCAGTGGACCTGATGAAGCTGGCCAAGGCCACCCTGGACGAGTTCTTCGCGATCCCGGTGAGCGCGAGGGGCGGCATGCTACAGGACCTCGCCGACGGCCTCAGCGCCGTCTTCCAGGACTACGTCTCCTTCCTCGCCTCCTGCGGCAACAAGCAGAGCTACCTCCCGCCGCTGCCGGCGCTGACGAGGTGCAACCAGGACTCGACGATCAAGCGGCTGTGGAAGAGGGCGGCGGTGGCGCCGTGCCGGGTGCCCCTGACGAGCGGCGGGCGCGGCAACGCCCCGTACCACGGGGGAGGCCAGAGCGTGAGCGCGGCCGGCGGGCACAACCCGCGGCCGTCAACCAGCCGCGGCACGCAGCGCCTCTACGTCCGGCTCAACACGATCCACTACATCCTCAGCCACATCCAGGCGCTCGACAAGTCGCTCTCCTTCTTCTCCGCGGGCGGCGGAGCATGCACCTCGCCGTCCACCACGAGCCGGCTCCTCGCCGCGCCATGCTGCCACTTCGACCACGCGCGTACCGCGGCCCAGTCGGCCATCTCCCACGTCGCCGAGGTGGCCGCGTACCGGCTCATCTTCTACGACTCGCACCACTCGTTCTACGACGGGCTGTACGCGGGCGGCGTGGCCGACGCGCGTATCCGGCCGGCGCTCcgcacgctgaagcagaacctgtCGCTGCTCGTGTCCATCCTGGTGGACCGCGCGCAGCCGGTGGCGGTGCGGGAGGTGATGAAGGCCTCGTTCCAGGCCTTCCTGATGGTGCTGCTCGCCGGCGGCAACCAGCGGAGCTTCACGAGGGAGGAccacggcatggtggaggaggacctgCGGAGCCTGAAGCGGGCCTTCTGCACGCGCGGGGAGGGCCTGGtggcggaggaggtggtggagagCGAGGCGGAGGCCGCCGAGGGCGTGGTCGCGCTCATGGGGCAGACGGCGGAGCGGGTGGTGGAGGAGCTAAGCATCGCGACGACGGCGGCGTGCGGCGGGTCGCCCCGGGCCGCGCTGCCGATGCCGCTGACGACGCGGCGGTGGTGCCGGACGGACCCGGACACGATCCTCCGCGTGCTCTGCCACCGCGACGACGAGGCCGCCAGCCAGTTCCTGAAGCGCGCGTTCCAGCTCCCCAAGAGGCGGTGA